From Pirellulales bacterium, a single genomic window includes:
- the ilvN gene encoding acetolactate synthase small subunit has product MRHVISAVVQNVPGVLAHISGMLASRGYNIDSLAVGETEQPHLSRMTFVVVGDDRVLEQVRRQLEKIVTVVKVDDISAQDFVERDLMLIRVRA; this is encoded by the coding sequence ATGCGGCATGTCATTTCAGCGGTCGTCCAAAACGTGCCCGGGGTGCTGGCGCACATTTCCGGCATGTTGGCCTCGCGCGGTTACAACATCGACAGCTTAGCGGTCGGCGAAACAGAACAGCCCCATCTCTCGCGGATGACGTTTGTAGTCGTCGGCGACGACCGTGTTCTGGAGCAGGTGCGCCGACAGTTGGAAAAAATCGTCACCGTCGTCAAGGTCGACGACATCAGCGCTCAGGATTTTGTGGAGCGCGATTTGATGCTCATTCGCGTCCGGGCC